The Tenacibaculum jejuense genome includes a window with the following:
- a CDS encoding THUMP-like domain-containing protein, whose protein sequence is MNTNILTTDVQDFINSNLKSDISKLIFKGSPFTNISIQELANQIQAKQKSEKKLPTWFATKNIYYPPKISIEQTSSEITAKYKSELITGKILADISGGFGVDSFYFSKLFETVFHCEINTELSEIVNYNANQLNVKNIRTQNINGVQFIQEYEGDLDCIYIDPSRRDTQQNKVFLLRDCTPNVPDSLDILFSKSNQILIKTSPLLDLSSAINELSNVKEIHIVAVNNEVKELLFLLEKDYDEHIDIKTVNILKSTTQKFNFQLSWEKKIPEYSLPLAYLYEPNTAVLKSGAFNEIAIFYKLKKLHNHSHLYTSNELISEFPGRSFKIEKTIPYNKKIIQKEIPEKKANITVRNFGKSVEQIRKETKIKSGGDVFIFATKLLDASNVLIVNTKIK, encoded by the coding sequence TTGAATACAAATATTTTAACAACTGACGTACAGGATTTTATAAATTCTAATTTAAAAAGTGATATCTCGAAACTTATTTTTAAAGGGAGTCCTTTTACTAATATTTCTATACAAGAGTTAGCAAATCAAATACAAGCTAAGCAGAAAAGTGAAAAGAAACTCCCTACTTGGTTTGCTACCAAAAACATTTATTATCCTCCTAAAATTTCAATTGAACAAACATCTTCTGAAATCACTGCAAAATATAAATCTGAACTTATCACAGGGAAAATATTAGCTGATATCTCAGGAGGTTTTGGCGTAGATTCATTTTATTTTTCAAAATTATTTGAAACTGTATTTCACTGTGAAATTAATACAGAACTTTCTGAAATAGTAAACTACAACGCAAATCAGTTGAATGTAAAAAATATTAGAACTCAAAATATTAATGGTGTTCAATTTATTCAGGAATATGAAGGTGATTTAGATTGTATTTATATAGATCCGTCTAGAAGAGATACACAACAAAACAAAGTTTTTCTATTAAGAGACTGTACTCCAAATGTACCAGATTCACTAGATATTCTGTTTTCAAAATCTAATCAGATACTTATAAAAACTTCTCCTTTGTTAGATTTATCATCAGCTATAAATGAATTAAGTAATGTAAAAGAAATTCATATTGTTGCGGTAAATAATGAGGTAAAAGAGTTACTGTTTCTACTAGAGAAAGATTATGACGAGCATATAGATATTAAAACTGTAAATATTTTAAAGTCAACAACACAAAAATTCAATTTTCAATTATCTTGGGAAAAGAAAATACCTGAATATAGTTTACCTTTAGCTTATTTATACGAACCTAATACAGCTGTTTTAAAGTCAGGAGCTTTCAATGAAATAGCTATATTTTACAAACTAAAAAAGTTACATAACCATTCACATTTGTACACTTCAAATGAATTGATTTCAGAATTCCCTGGTCGATCATTCAAAATTGAAAAAACAATCCCCTACAATAAAAAAATAATTCAAAAAGAGATTCCAGAGAAGAAAGCTAATATTACAGTAAGAAACTTTGGAAAATCAGTAGAGCAAATAAGAAAAGAGACAAAAATAAAAAGTGGTGGTGATGTTTTTATTTTTGCAACAAAGTTGCTTGATGCATCTAATGTTTTGATTGTCAATACAAAAATTAAATAG